The Cystobacter fuscus DSM 2262 genome includes a region encoding these proteins:
- a CDS encoding glycoside hydrolase family 9 protein — MPVVLALAATTLTWVPAPALAQAPEQIINGTFDSGHAPWWGTSNITLDSSSGELCADIPGATVNPWDVIIGQDNVSLVAGETYRYSFVATATSDFSGRALIQLPADPWTQYLAVYPQMTAEANTYTYTFTSPVSLPNAQVAFQMGGSATPWRFCVDNVSLQGGAPPDVYKPDTGPRVRINQVGYLTHGPKNATVVTEATNALPWQLLNGAGTVVASGSSIPRGVDVSSGQNVHSIDFSGYVVAGAGYTLVADGETSRPFDLGGNLYGQLRDDALKFYYPQRSGIEILGSLRPGYARPAGHLGVAPNTGDTAVPCQPGICDYTLDVSSGWYDAGDHGKYVVNGGISVFQLMNAFERTRYARAAQPFTDGQLAIPESGNGVPDILDEARWEMEFLLRMQVPAGKPLAGMVHHKMHDNEWTGLPLLPHLDPKRRELHPPSTAATLNLAATAAQAARLFAPYDPAFARRSLTAARAAWAAALAHPALYASPSDSTGGGAYEDFDVRDEFYWAAAELFLTTGEAPFRDFVLGSPLHTADIWTEQGINWREVAALARMDLAMVPSNLLDRTAVRQSVVTGATKYLDTLNAHAYGLPYAPADNMFAWGSTSQILNNMVVMATAHDITGDKRFADGVAQGMDYILGRNALNISYVTGYGEVSAENQHSRWYAHQLNPALPHPPRGTLSGGPNSSLQDPIAQQKLKGCVAQFCFIDDIESYSTNELTINWNAPLAWIAAFLAGQGDGSAAPATSCQVSYVKQDEWSDGFNVQVTLHNTGASAINGWTLRWSFLGGQTVTRAWSANASQSGSTVSATHLPWNALIPPGEAVSFGFLGAPAAGPNPTPALFTLNGAACLTR, encoded by the coding sequence GTGCCGGTCGTGCTGGCGCTCGCCGCCACCACGCTGACGTGGGTTCCGGCCCCAGCCCTGGCCCAGGCGCCCGAGCAGATCATCAACGGCACCTTCGACTCCGGCCACGCTCCCTGGTGGGGCACCAGCAACATCACTCTCGACTCGAGCAGCGGTGAGCTGTGCGCCGACATCCCCGGGGCGACCGTGAACCCCTGGGATGTGATCATCGGCCAGGACAACGTGTCGCTCGTCGCGGGCGAGACGTACCGGTACAGCTTCGTGGCGACCGCGACGTCTGACTTCTCTGGCAGGGCGCTGATCCAACTTCCCGCCGACCCGTGGACACAGTACCTGGCCGTCTATCCGCAGATGACCGCGGAGGCCAATACATACACCTATACCTTCACCTCGCCGGTGAGCCTGCCCAACGCGCAGGTGGCCTTCCAGATGGGCGGAAGTGCCACGCCGTGGCGCTTCTGTGTCGACAACGTGTCCCTGCAAGGGGGAGCCCCACCTGATGTCTACAAGCCGGATACCGGCCCCCGTGTCAGGATCAACCAGGTGGGCTATCTCACCCACGGTCCGAAGAACGCGACCGTCGTCACCGAGGCCACGAACGCGTTGCCGTGGCAGCTCCTCAACGGCGCCGGTACGGTGGTGGCGAGCGGCTCGAGCATCCCTCGCGGCGTGGACGTCAGCTCTGGCCAGAACGTCCACTCCATCGACTTCAGCGGATACGTCGTGGCCGGAGCTGGCTACACCCTGGTCGCCGATGGTGAGACCAGCCGCCCGTTCGACCTCGGCGGCAATCTCTACGGGCAGCTGCGCGATGACGCCTTGAAGTTCTACTACCCGCAGCGCAGCGGCATCGAGATTCTCGGGAGCCTGAGGCCGGGCTATGCCCGTCCCGCCGGGCATCTCGGGGTCGCGCCGAACACCGGGGATACCGCCGTGCCGTGTCAGCCGGGCATCTGTGATTACACGCTCGACGTCTCCAGTGGATGGTACGACGCGGGCGACCATGGCAAGTACGTGGTCAACGGCGGAATCTCGGTCTTCCAGCTCATGAATGCCTTCGAGCGGACGCGATACGCCCGGGCCGCGCAGCCGTTCACGGACGGGCAGCTCGCCATCCCGGAGAGCGGAAACGGGGTGCCGGACATCCTCGATGAGGCACGCTGGGAGATGGAGTTCCTGCTCCGCATGCAGGTGCCCGCGGGCAAGCCGCTGGCCGGCATGGTCCACCACAAGATGCACGACAATGAATGGACCGGCCTGCCGCTCCTTCCGCACCTGGACCCCAAGCGGCGCGAGCTGCACCCGCCGTCGACGGCGGCGACGCTCAACCTCGCCGCGACCGCCGCGCAAGCGGCACGTCTGTTCGCCCCGTATGATCCGGCTTTCGCGCGGCGGAGTCTGACGGCGGCGCGGGCAGCATGGGCCGCGGCGCTCGCCCACCCGGCACTCTACGCCAGCCCATCCGACAGCACCGGTGGAGGCGCCTACGAGGACTTCGACGTCAGGGATGAGTTCTACTGGGCCGCCGCGGAGCTCTTCCTGACCACGGGCGAGGCGCCCTTCCGTGATTTCGTGCTGGGTTCTCCGCTGCACACCGCCGACATCTGGACCGAGCAGGGCATCAACTGGCGGGAGGTCGCCGCGCTGGCACGCATGGACCTGGCGATGGTGCCGAGCAACCTGCTGGACCGTACCGCGGTGCGGCAGTCCGTCGTGACGGGCGCCACGAAGTACCTGGACACACTCAACGCCCATGCGTACGGGCTGCCCTACGCGCCCGCCGACAACATGTTCGCGTGGGGATCCACCAGCCAGATCCTCAACAACATGGTCGTCATGGCGACCGCGCACGACATCACGGGCGACAAGCGCTTCGCCGACGGCGTCGCGCAGGGCATGGACTACATCCTGGGCCGCAACGCCCTGAACATCTCCTACGTCACGGGCTACGGCGAGGTGAGCGCCGAGAACCAACACAGCCGGTGGTACGCGCACCAGCTCAACCCGGCGCTGCCCCACCCGCCACGGGGCACCCTGTCGGGGGGTCCGAACTCGTCCCTCCAGGATCCGATCGCCCAGCAGAAGCTGAAGGGCTGTGTGGCCCAGTTCTGCTTCATCGACGACATCGAGTCCTATTCCACGAACGAGCTGACCATCAACTGGAACGCCCCGCTGGCCTGGATCGCCGCGTTCCTCGCCGGTCAGGGTGACGGATCGGCCGCTCCCGCCACCTCTTGTCAGGTCAGCTACGTCAAACAGGACGAGTGGAGTGACGGCTTCAACGTCCAGGTCACCCTCCACAATACCGGCGCCAGCGCCATCAACGGCTGGACCCTGCGCTGGTCATTCCTGGGCGGACAGACCGTCACCCGGGCGTGGAGTGCGAACGCCTCTCAGTCCGGCTCCACGGTCAGCGCGACCCACCTGCCCTGGAATGCCCTCATCCCACCGGGTGAAGCGGTTTCCTTCGGCTTCCTCGGAGCTCCGGCGGCGGGACCGAATCCCACCCCGGCGCTGTTCACCTTGAACGGCGCCGCCTGCCTGACCAGGTAG